In one window of Coleofasciculus chthonoplastes PCC 7420 DNA:
- a CDS encoding type I restriction endonuclease — protein sequence MTKTLTITEVVTSLNEAESRFNIRRNDNLDFFSEWQDNLPELTQSERETLDRIKTSYLYNSADGSMTEATVNLLLVSPLLYLAGFCDPPYKLKGEKSVEFTVEERDETYRGRIDALVLKNKFWLTLIESKQTKFSFSVAIPQALAYMMANPHPTQPSFGLVTNGDNFLFLKLIQEPVGYYDLSTDFSIFARPHNELYNVLQIMKRIGTLIT from the coding sequence ATGACGAAAACCCTAACAATTACTGAAGTCGTTACTTCGCTCAACGAAGCCGAATCGCGGTTTAATATTCGCCGAAATGATAATCTTGACTTCTTTTCAGAATGGCAAGACAATCTTCCTGAACTCACCCAATCCGAACGGGAAACCCTCGACCGGATTAAAACGAGTTACCTCTACAATAGTGCTGATGGCTCAATGACCGAAGCGACGGTGAATTTACTCCTCGTTTCTCCACTGTTGTACTTAGCTGGTTTTTGTGACCCGCCCTATAAACTTAAAGGAGAAAAATCAGTCGAGTTTACGGTTGAAGAACGAGATGAAACCTATCGCGGACGCATTGACGCTCTCGTGTTAAAAAATAAATTTTGGCTAACCTTAATTGAATCAAAACAAACTAAATTTTCCTTTTCAGTCGCCATTCCCCAAGCCCTCGCCTACATGATGGCTAATCCTCATCCCACACAACCGTCCTTTGGCTTAGTCACTAATGGGGATAACTTTCTTTTCCTTAAATTAATTCAAGAACCTGTCGGTTACTATGATTTGTCCACTGACTTTTCCATCTTTGCCCGTCCGCATAATGAACTATACAACGTTCTGCAAATTATGAAACGAATTGGCACGTTAATTACATGA